DNA from Candidatus Omnitrophota bacterium:
CGTTGGCGCCTTCGGGCGCAAAAGCGTTATGATAACGCAGGGCGGGACCCATCTTTTTGATATCCACTTCACCGACTGGATCGCAATAAACCACGGCGTGGGGCACGCCCGCCGTGACGAAGTGGGCGTGGAGCGTTTTCCCTTCCGCTTCGATCTCCAAATTCAATTTCATATCGATCGCGGGCATCAATTGCACTTCCACCTGGCCGCTATCCGGAAAGACTCGGGCATGGACGGGACCGGCGTCGGTTCCCAGCGTATGCTCAGCGGGAGCGATGCCCAATTCGTAGGCCAACCGGGCGGCGCAGCGCGAGGCGTTGCCGCACATTTCGGCGCGCGAGCCGTCCGAGTTATAGAAATGCCAGCGGTAATCTACAGGCTCGCCGGCAGGCGCGTTTTCCAAAAAGAAAAGGCCGTCCGCATAGACGCCGAAGGCGCGTTGGCAGATTTTGCGCGCCCATTCCGGCATTTTCTCGACAGGCAGGGCCAATTCGCGGTTGTCGATAGCGACGAAGTCGTTGCCGCAGCCGTGCGCTTTATAAAAACGGATAGACGGGCCGAAATGGGGCGCCATAATATTTCCCTCGCGGTGAATATGGAATAAATGTATCTCGAAAAAGTTTTTTTTCAATCGTTTCTCGAAGGAGAAATAGCGGGCTTAGCCGAATGGATTTAAGCGCTTCCTGCATTCCGGTTATATTCTATTTGCAGGGAAATTCTTTCGGTTGTTCGTTCTCGCCCAATGTCATTACGAACGATTTTGCGTCGGGCGATACTCTGGCTTTGATATATTGTCCCGATTTATTAGGATTCAAATTGGCGATGAAATCGGGATCGGCATTGTCCTTGATGGGGATGTTGACATTCCAATGGATTTGATACAACGCCTTGCAATCCGGCAAGGC
Protein-coding regions in this window:
- the dapF gene encoding diaminopimelate epimerase translates to MAPHFGPSIRFYKAHGCGNDFVAIDNRELALPVEKMPEWARKICQRAFGVYADGLFFLENAPAGEPVDYRWHFYNSDGSRAEMCGNASRCAARLAYELGIAPAEHTLGTDAGPVHARVFPDSGQVEVQLMPAIDMKLNLEIEAEGKTLHAHFVTAGVPHAVVYCDPVGEVDIKKMGPALRYHNAFAPEGANANFVQVKDKNHLLLRTYERGVEAETYACGTGACAAAFISRALGLTDESVIVTTTGGEQLTVTAANGRLLLQGGAEIVFSGELYLNALGL